The proteins below come from a single Pedobacter aquae genomic window:
- a CDS encoding DUF4961 domain-containing protein, producing the protein MKNIIFYGMFVAFLFTACKKDMVTGNKEEKPPVGITEATLISLETDFPSENQAFTFIYDAAKGNGGLKSLSGDVYVHTGVITDRSTSATDWKYVKNSNFTQPVAATKMTAIGGGKYKFTLNPREFYTVPAGEKILKLAMVFRNTDGSSVGRNSDDSDIYIPLYEADKLHVKFSNPAFEPFYTPAPAVKITMVGQELAVTAVSSKAANLTLQLNGNPLGNAANTNKISATAKITATGKQLITVTASSGAETTNASFEFIINGAVETAALPAGAKDGITFINGGRSAIFNLFAPNKQFAYLIGDFNNWQTEQTYFMKKTPDGSRWWVQVDNLDPNVEYAYQFLVDGNLRIADPYCEKVLDPQQDAGIPFITYPNLKTYPTGKTTGIVSVFKANQTAYAWRNASFTRPDKNKLVIYELHLRDFLEQGDYQTLKDTLDYLSRLGVNAIEFMPLNEFEGNSSWGYNPSFYFAVDKFYGTKNALKALIDECHGRGIAVILDMVLNHSFGQSPMVQLYFDQAAGKPSANNPWFNTDARHPFNVGYDFNHESEATQYFSKNVLKFWMQEFKVDGFRFDLSKGFTQKNSGTAETGVGAWSAYDASRVAIWKNYNNYMKSLDANNFYVILEHFAVDLEEKELADEGMMFWNNMNHSFTEASMGFVATSDLSRAVASTHGFTQTAGLVTYMESHDEERMMYKNLQFGNTSGTYNVKDLATALKRQELAAAFLFAIPGPKMLWQFGELGYDISINQNGRTGEKPVLWTYNSNAPRKALYNRFAQFIKLKTKNDVFNTTNAQYALGGAVKSVVLNGQNNRVVVVGNFDVVTRSANVEFPTTGQWKDFISGETISITGNYTKSLAPGEYHIYSTSSFIQ; encoded by the coding sequence ATGAAAAATATTATTTTCTATGGGATGTTTGTGGCCTTTCTTTTTACAGCTTGTAAAAAGGACATGGTTACCGGTAATAAAGAAGAAAAGCCTCCAGTAGGTATAACAGAAGCTACTTTAATAAGTCTGGAGACAGATTTTCCTTCAGAAAACCAAGCTTTTACTTTTATTTACGATGCTGCTAAAGGTAACGGCGGATTAAAAAGTCTTAGCGGCGATGTTTATGTGCATACCGGTGTCATTACCGATAGAAGTACTAGTGCTACCGATTGGAAATATGTGAAAAACAGCAATTTTACCCAGCCCGTTGCGGCTACTAAAATGACTGCTATTGGCGGTGGGAAGTATAAATTTACTTTAAACCCAAGGGAGTTTTATACTGTACCTGCCGGAGAGAAAATTCTAAAACTAGCCATGGTTTTTAGAAATACCGATGGCAGCAGCGTAGGCAGAAATAGCGATGACAGTGATATTTATATCCCTCTTTACGAGGCTGATAAACTTCATGTTAAATTCTCAAATCCAGCTTTTGAGCCTTTTTATACCCCAGCACCAGCGGTTAAAATTACCATGGTTGGGCAAGAATTAGCTGTTACGGCAGTATCTTCTAAAGCTGCAAATTTAACGCTACAGCTAAATGGAAATCCTTTAGGAAACGCAGCTAACACCAATAAAATATCGGCAACAGCCAAAATTACTGCTACAGGAAAGCAACTGATTACAGTAACAGCTAGCAGTGGTGCAGAAACTACCAATGCTTCTTTTGAGTTTATCATTAACGGGGCCGTAGAAACAGCAGCATTACCAGCAGGAGCAAAAGATGGTATAACTTTTATTAACGGTGGTAGATCTGCCATTTTTAATTTATTTGCTCCTAACAAACAGTTTGCCTATTTAATTGGCGATTTTAATAACTGGCAAACAGAGCAAACTTATTTCATGAAAAAAACACCTGATGGTAGTAGGTGGTGGGTACAAGTAGATAATTTAGATCCTAATGTAGAGTATGCTTACCAATTTTTGGTTGATGGAAACTTACGTATTGCAGACCCTTATTGCGAAAAAGTTTTAGATCCGCAACAAGATGCAGGAATACCTTTTATCACTTATCCTAACCTTAAAACCTATCCAACAGGTAAAACAACAGGTATTGTGAGTGTATTTAAAGCTAACCAAACGGCTTATGCTTGGAGAAATGCAAGTTTCACCCGTCCTGATAAAAATAAACTGGTTATTTACGAACTACATTTAAGAGATTTCTTAGAGCAAGGAGATTATCAAACCTTAAAAGATACCCTAGATTACTTAAGCAGATTAGGCGTTAACGCGATAGAATTTATGCCTTTAAACGAGTTTGAGGGAAATTCTAGTTGGGGCTACAACCCATCTTTCTACTTTGCCGTTGATAAATTTTACGGAACTAAAAATGCTTTAAAAGCTTTAATTGATGAATGTCATGGTCGTGGGATAGCCGTTATCTTAGATATGGTATTAAACCATTCTTTTGGGCAATCTCCAATGGTACAGCTATATTTTGACCAAGCTGCGGGCAAACCAAGTGCAAATAATCCTTGGTTTAATACGGATGCTCGTCATCCTTTTAATGTAGGTTATGATTTTAACCATGAAAGTGAGGCTACCCAATATTTTTCTAAAAATGTACTGAAATTTTGGATGCAAGAGTTTAAAGTAGATGGTTTCAGATTTGATTTATCTAAAGGATTTACACAGAAAAATTCGGGTACCGCAGAAACTGGCGTTGGTGCGTGGAGCGCTTACGATGCTAGCAGAGTTGCCATCTGGAAAAATTATAACAATTACATGAAGAGCCTAGATGCCAATAACTTCTATGTCATTCTAGAACATTTTGCTGTTGATTTAGAAGAAAAAGAACTTGCCGATGAAGGTATGATGTTCTGGAACAACATGAACCATTCTTTTACCGAGGCTAGTATGGGTTTTGTGGCCACTTCAGATTTAAGCAGGGCAGTTGCAAGCACACATGGCTTTACGCAAACGGCAGGTTTGGTAACCTATATGGAAAGCCATGATGAAGAGCGTATGATGTATAAAAATCTGCAATTTGGTAATACATCAGGAACGTATAACGTGAAAGATTTAGCTACTGCCTTAAAAAGGCAGGAACTTGCAGCAGCATTTTTATTTGCTATACCAGGACCTAAAATGCTTTGGCAATTTGGCGAATTAGGTTACGATATCTCTATCAACCAAAATGGTAGAACAGGAGAAAAGCCTGTTTTATGGACTTATAATAGTAATGCCCCAAGAAAAGCTTTATATAACAGGTTTGCACAGTTTATAAAATTGAAAACTAAAAACGATGTCTTCAATACTACTAACGCACAATACGCACTTGGCGGTGCAGTTAAGAGTGTGGTATTAAATGGTCAAAATAACAGAGTTGTAGTAGTAGGCAATTTTGATGTTGTTACCAGAAGCGCCAATGTAGAATTTCCAACTACAGGCCAATGGAAAGATTTTATTAGTGGCGAAACTATCAGTATTACAGGTAACTATACCAAATCTTTAGCGCCTGGCGAGTACCATATTTATAGTACAAGTAGTTTTATACAGTAA